The following nucleotide sequence is from Streptomyces sp. NBC_00239.
CTGAGCCGGCTGGGCGCGGGGCTCGCCGAGGCGCTGCGCGACATCCACCGCGCCGGGGTGGTGCACCGGGACCTGAAGCCGAGCAATGTGCTGATGGCGGCGGACGGCCCGAAGGTCATCGACTTCGGCATATCGCGTCCGTACGACAGTGATCTGCGCACCGAGACGGGGAAGTTGATCGGGACGCCGCCGTTCATGGCGCCGGAGCAGTTCCAGCGGCCGCGGGAGGTGGGGCCCGAGGCGGACGTGTTCGCGATGGGCGCGGTGCTCGTGCACGCCGCCACCGGGCGCGGCCCCTTCGACTCGGACAGCCCGTACCTGGTGGCCTATCAGGTCGTGCACCACGAACCGGATCTGACGGGGGTTCCCGCAGCGCTGGCGCCGCTGATCGCGCGCTGCCTGGAGAAGGACCCGAAGGACCGGCCGACGACGGACGCGCTGCTCGCGGCGCTGCGGTCGGCCGCGTATCCGACGTCGGAGGACACCCGGGCGTTCATACCCGCCCCGCGGCAGCCGCGGACGGACGAGGTCTCCACGCACCGGCGGGCGCGGATCCACACGGCGTCGGCGGAGCCGCTAGGGGCGGAGGAGCCGGCGAAGCGGGAGGGGTCGGCGCAGCCGGAGGGGTCGGTTCGCCGACGGGTCCGGGCGTGGTCGGGGCGGTCGCGGTGGCCGGCCGTCGTGGGCGCCGGGGTGCTGCTCGCGGGTGCGGGGGTGGCCGCGTACGTCTTCGGCGGTGCGGGCGGTGCGGACCGTACGGATGACCGGCCGGGGAGTCGGCCGGTGGGCGGGGTCGCGGCGGCGCCGGGCGTGCTCGCGCCCTGGTCGGTACGGCTGGGGCAAGGCGGCGGGATGCCGGTGTGCTCGGCCGCCGGGGACGGGGCGCTGTACTGCAAGGGGCCGGGCGTCGGGGCGGCCCGGCTGGCGCAGGCGGACGGGTCGGTGCGCTGGTCGGTGAAGGCGGCCGACGGCGGGACCCGGGTGTCGGAGGACCGGGCTCCGGTGCCGGCCGGCGGGCTGGTGCACACGGTCGCGGCGGACGGGCGCCGGCTGGAGGCACGGGATCCGGATACCGGCGCGGTGCGGTGGTCCGAGCGACTGCCGGTGTCGGCGTCGCTGGTGCACGCGGGCGCGGGCCGGGCGACGGTGCTGGTGAGCGCCCCGGACGGGCAGGTCACCGCGCTGGACTCGGCGACCGGCCGCCGACTGTGGTCGAAGCGGGTGGGCGGGGTCGGAGCGGCGCTGGTGGCGGGGGCGGACGCGGGTGCCACTTCTGGTGCGGGTGCGGCTTCCCGTGCCGGTGCCGGTGCCGGTGCTGGTGCGGCCTCGGGTGACGGTGCCGGTGCCGGGCGCGGCCTGGTGTTCGTGGCGACGCCGACTGCGGACGGGGCTTCGACCTCCGTGGTGGCGGTGGTGGCGGAGAGCGGTGTGGTGCGGTGGCGGCTGCGCGTGGACGGGCAGTTGGCTCCGGCGGGGAGTACGGCGGGGGCCTTGTTCCTGTTGCGCAGCGACCGGTTCTCGCTCACGGACGCCGTGGTGCGGATCGACCTGGCCACGCGGTCGGTGCGGCGGCTGGTGCTGGGGTCGCCGGTGGACCAGGCGCAGGCGGCGGTGGGCGCGGACGGGACCGTGTACCTGATCGGCTTCGCGGGCGGGCTGACCGCCGTGCAGACGGCGGACGCGTCGAAGCCGGCGGAGCGGTGGCGGCTGGAGACGCTGGTGTCGCGGGTGTCGCGGCCGGCTCCGGCCGGGGACCGGGTGTACCTGTCGGCGGCGGACGGCAGGGTGCTGGCGGTGCACGCGGGTACGGGGCGGCTGCTGGGTCAGACGGAGCCGCGGCGGGGCGGGGATACGGGTTTGCTTGCGCCTACGCTGCCTGCGCCGTTGCCGGTGGCCGGGGGGCGGGTGTTCGCGAGCGCGCCCGACGGGTCGGTGTTCGCGGCCGACGGGCGTGATCCCGCCGCCTGGTAGCGGCGGGACGCGGCGCACCTTGCGGGTCCGTTTCCCCCACCGGCCCCGGTCCTCAAGCGCCGGGCGGGCGGGAGGTTCCGGGGTCGGGGGAGCCGGGCGTCAGCCCAGTTGGGAGACGTCGCGGACGGCGCCCTTGTCGGCGCTGGTTGCCATCGCGGCGTAGGCGCGCAGGGCGGCCGAGACGGTGCGGACGCGGTCCTTCGGGGCGTACACGCCGCCGAGGGCTTCGCGGCGGGCGGCCAGGGTCGCGTCGTCGACGAGCAGCTCGATGCTGCGGTGGGGGATGTCGATGCGGATGCGGTCGCCGTCCTCGACGAGGGCGATCGTGCCGCCCGAGGCGGCCTCCGGGGAGGCGTGGCCGATGGAGAGGCCGGAGGTGCCGCCGGAGAAGCGGCCGTCGGTCACCAGGGCGCAGGTCTTGCCGAGGCCGCGGCCCTTGAGGAAGGAGGTGGGGTAGAGCATCTCCTGCATGCCGGGGCCGCCCTTGGGGCCCTCGTAGCGGATGACGACCACGTCGCCGGCCTTGATCTGCTTGGTGAGGATCTTGTCGACGGCCTCGTCCTGGGATTCGCAGACGACGGCCGGGCCTTCGAAGGTCCAGATGGACTCGTCGACGCCGGCGGTCTTGACGACGCAGCCGTCCTCGGCGATGTTGCCGCGCAGCACGGCGAGGCCGCCGTCCTTGGAGTAGGCGTGCGCGACGGAGCGGATGCAGCCGCCCTCGGCGTCGAGGTCGAGGGTGTCCCAGCGCTCGGACTGGGAGAACGCGGTCGCGGAGCGCTTGCAGCCGGGGGCCGCGTGCCACAGCTCCATGGCTTCGGCGGTGGCGGTGCCGGAGCGGGCGTCCCACTTCGCCAGCCAGTCGTCCAGGCCGTCGGAGTGGACCGAGGTGACGTCCTTGTTGAGGAGGCCGCCGCGGTGGAGTTCGCCGAGGATCGCGGGGATGCCGCCGGCGCGGTGGATGTCCTCCATGTAGTACGTGCCGCCGGGCGCGACGTTCGGGGCGACCTTGGCGAGGCAGGGGACGCGGCGCGAGACCTCGTCGATGTCCTTGAGGTCGTAGTCCAGGCCGGCTTCCTGGGCGGCGGCCAGGAGGTGGAGGATCGTGTTGGTGGAGCCGCCCATGGCGATGTCGAGGGCCATGGCGTTCTCGAAGGCCTGGCGGGAGGCGATGCTGCGGGGCAGGACGGACTCGTCGCCGCCCTCGTAGTAGCGCTTGGTGATCTCCACGACCGTGCGGCCGGCGTCCTCGTACAGGGCGCGGCGGGCGGTGTGGGTGGCGAGGACGGAGCCGTTGCCGGGCAGGGCCAGGCCGATGGCCTCGGCGAGGCAGTTCATCGAGTTGGCGGTGAACATGCCGGAACAGGAGCCGCAGGTCGGGCAGGCGTTCTCCTCGATGCGGAGGATGTCCTCGTCCGAGATGTTCTCGTTGACGGCGTCGACGATGGCGTTGACGAGGTCGAGCTTGCGGACGGTGCCGTCGACGAGGGTGGCCTGGCCGGCTTCCATCGGGCCGCCGGAGACGAAGACCACGGGGATGTTCAGGCGCATCGCGGCCATGAGCATGCCGGGGGTGATCTTGTCGCAGTTGGAGATGCAGATCAGGGCGTCGGCGCAGTGTGCTTCGACCATGTACTCGACGCTGTCCGCGATGAGGTCGCGGGAGGGCAGCGAGTACAGCATGCCGGCGTGGCCCATGGCGATGCCGTCGTCGACGGCGATGGTGTTGAACTCGCGCGGGATGGCGCCGGCGGCGCGGATGGCGTCGGAGACGATGCGGCCGACGGGTGCCAGGTGGGTGTGGCCGGGGACGAACTCGGTGAAGGAGTTGGCGACCGCGATGATCGGCTTGCCGATGTCCTCGCTCGCTACGCCCGAGGCGCGCATAAGGGCGCGCGCGCCCGCCATGTTGCGGCCGTGGGTGACGGTGCGGGACCGGAGCTCGGGCATCGGGTTCACTCCCCAGGAGACACGGATCTGACGTTTACGAGCCTACGCCTCGGCTCCAAGATCTGGACAGCATGTCCGCATCGCGGGACGCGGGGCTCAGTACTCGGTCAGGTCCGGGCACCGGGGCGCGTCAGGCCTCGGTGAGGTAGCGCTGCAGGGTGGGGGCGACCATCGCCACGATGTCCTCGGGGTCCGCGGAGGCGAGCGGCTCGACCTGGAGGACGTACCGCAGGATCGCGATGCCGACCATGTGCGAGGCGGCGAGCTCGGCCCGGAAGGTGGGGTCCGGTACGTCGAGGTCGGCGGCGACCCGCTCCAGCAGCCGGCGGAGCACCAGGCGGCGCAGCACCTTCGCGGCGGCCTCGTGGGTGAGGGCGGAGCGGATGACGGCGAGCAGCGGGGCCCGGGTGGCGGGGTTCTCCCAGACGCCGAGGAAGTAGCGGGCGAGGCGTTCGCCGATGCCGTCGGGGCCCTGGCCGAGGAGGGCGGGCACGAGCAGGGCGGGCTCGATGCTGATCTCGACGGCGGCCTCGAAGACCTCTTCCTTGGTCCCGAAGTAGTGGTGGACGAGGGCCGGGTCGACGCCGGCGGCCTTGGCGATGCCGCGGACGGAGGTCTTGTCGTAGCCGCGTTCGGCGAATTCGTCGCGGGCGGCGAGGCGGATGCGCTCCTGGAGGCCGCCGGGGGCGTCGTCGGCCTCGGCGCGGGAGGGGCGGCCGCGGCCGCGGCGGGGGCGGGTCGCGCCCGAGCCGGCGTCGGGGGCGGGGTCGGGCCCGGTCACGGGCGGTGCACGCGCGGGGTGCGGAGTTCGGTGGCGAGGTGTTCGCGGGTGAAGGCGAGGGCCTCGGCGAGGTCCGCTTCGCGTTCGGCCGCGGACATCGCCCGGCGGGTGTTGACCTCGATGACCACGTGTCCGTCGAAGCCGCCGAGGGCCAGCCGGTGCAGCAGCTCGGCGCAGGGCTGGGTGCCGCGGCCGGGGACGAGGTGCTCGTCCTTGGCGGAGCCGTTGCCGTCGGCGAGGTGGACGTGGGCGAGCCGGTCGCCCATCCGGTCGATCATCGCGGTGGCGTCGGCGCGGGCGGTCGCGGTGTGCGAGAGGTCGACCGTGAAGTGCCGGTAGTCGTCCTTGGTGACGTCCCATTCGGGTGCGTAGGCGAGGACCTCGCGGTCGCGGTAGCGCCACGGGTACATGTTCTCGACCGCGAACCGTACGTCCGTCTCGTCGGCCATCCGCCAGATGCCCTGCACGAAGTCGCGCGCGTACTGGCGCTGCCAGCGGAACGGCGGGTGCACCACCACGGTGGACGCGCCGAGCTTCTCGGCCGCGGCCTGTGCGCGCTGCAGCTTGGTCCACGGGTCGGTGGACCATACCCGCTGGGTGATGAGCAGGCAGGGCGCGTGGATGGCCAGGATCGGGACCCGGTGGTAGTCGCTGAGGCGGCGCAGGGCCTCGATGTCCTGGCTGACGGGGTCCGTCCAGACCATGACCTCGACGCCGTCGTAGCCCAGGCGCGCGGCGATCTCGAAGGCCGTCGCCGTCGACTCCGGATAGACCGAGGCCGTGGAGAGCGCGACCTT
It contains:
- a CDS encoding protein kinase domain-containing protein, translating into MPRPADSAQSAHPEYAGQYRLESVLGSGGMGVVQLATSASGLRLAVKVVHAEFAADPEFRARFRQEVAAARRVSGAFTAAVVDADPDSERPWMATLFVEGPTLAEQVKRKPLDTVELSRLGAGLAEALRDIHRAGVVHRDLKPSNVLMAADGPKVIDFGISRPYDSDLRTETGKLIGTPPFMAPEQFQRPREVGPEADVFAMGAVLVHAATGRGPFDSDSPYLVAYQVVHHEPDLTGVPAALAPLIARCLEKDPKDRPTTDALLAALRSAAYPTSEDTRAFIPAPRQPRTDEVSTHRRARIHTASAEPLGAEEPAKREGSAQPEGSVRRRVRAWSGRSRWPAVVGAGVLLAGAGVAAYVFGGAGGADRTDDRPGSRPVGGVAAAPGVLAPWSVRLGQGGGMPVCSAAGDGALYCKGPGVGAARLAQADGSVRWSVKAADGGTRVSEDRAPVPAGGLVHTVAADGRRLEARDPDTGAVRWSERLPVSASLVHAGAGRATVLVSAPDGQVTALDSATGRRLWSKRVGGVGAALVAGADAGATSGAGAASRAGAGAGAGAASGDGAGAGRGLVFVATPTADGASTSVVAVVAESGVVRWRLRVDGQLAPAGSTAGALFLLRSDRFSLTDAVVRIDLATRSVRRLVLGSPVDQAQAAVGADGTVYLIGFAGGLTAVQTADASKPAERWRLETLVSRVSRPAPAGDRVYLSAADGRVLAVHAGTGRLLGQTEPRRGGDTGLLAPTLPAPLPVAGGRVFASAPDGSVFAADGRDPAAW
- the ilvD gene encoding dihydroxy-acid dehydratase encodes the protein MPELRSRTVTHGRNMAGARALMRASGVASEDIGKPIIAVANSFTEFVPGHTHLAPVGRIVSDAIRAAGAIPREFNTIAVDDGIAMGHAGMLYSLPSRDLIADSVEYMVEAHCADALICISNCDKITPGMLMAAMRLNIPVVFVSGGPMEAGQATLVDGTVRKLDLVNAIVDAVNENISDEDILRIEENACPTCGSCSGMFTANSMNCLAEAIGLALPGNGSVLATHTARRALYEDAGRTVVEITKRYYEGGDESVLPRSIASRQAFENAMALDIAMGGSTNTILHLLAAAQEAGLDYDLKDIDEVSRRVPCLAKVAPNVAPGGTYYMEDIHRAGGIPAILGELHRGGLLNKDVTSVHSDGLDDWLAKWDARSGTATAEAMELWHAAPGCKRSATAFSQSERWDTLDLDAEGGCIRSVAHAYSKDGGLAVLRGNIAEDGCVVKTAGVDESIWTFEGPAVVCESQDEAVDKILTKQIKAGDVVVIRYEGPKGGPGMQEMLYPTSFLKGRGLGKTCALVTDGRFSGGTSGLSIGHASPEAASGGTIALVEDGDRIRIDIPHRSIELLVDDATLAARREALGGVYAPKDRVRTVSAALRAYAAMATSADKGAVRDVSQLG
- a CDS encoding TetR/AcrR family transcriptional regulator produces the protein MTGPDPAPDAGSGATRPRRGRGRPSRAEADDAPGGLQERIRLAARDEFAERGYDKTSVRGIAKAAGVDPALVHHYFGTKEEVFEAAVEISIEPALLVPALLGQGPDGIGERLARYFLGVWENPATRAPLLAVIRSALTHEAAAKVLRRLVLRRLLERVAADLDVPDPTFRAELAASHMVGIAILRYVLQVEPLASADPEDIVAMVAPTLQRYLTEA
- a CDS encoding sugar phosphate isomerase/epimerase family protein — translated: MADPVVRIPGAKVALSTASVYPESTATAFEIAARLGYDGVEVMVWTDPVSQDIEALRRLSDYHRVPILAIHAPCLLITQRVWSTDPWTKLQRAQAAAEKLGASTVVVHPPFRWQRQYARDFVQGIWRMADETDVRFAVENMYPWRYRDREVLAYAPEWDVTKDDYRHFTVDLSHTATARADATAMIDRMGDRLAHVHLADGNGSAKDEHLVPGRGTQPCAELLHRLALGGFDGHVVIEVNTRRAMSAAEREADLAEALAFTREHLATELRTPRVHRP